The bacterium genome includes a region encoding these proteins:
- a CDS encoding phosphopyruvate hydratase: protein MNSRISSIQAREILDSRGRPTIEVMVGVDSGAWGMASVPSGASVGRHEAVELRDGVGSRYRGLGVRQAISNVTDLIEPALRGLDASDQEAVDQLLVDLDGTADKSHLGANATLGVSLAVARVAAASRGIPLWRHLLRGGSPLLPRPMVNILSGGMHAGGNLDLQDFLIVPSGADTYAEALHTCVQIHWAMKDLLRERGLSTLRADEGGFGPALKGHVEALELMVTAAERAGFKPGHDVGIAIDVAASHFYDVEKHRYGLASEKRSLTPAELVGLLEEWVDKYPICSIEDGLAEDDWDGWKVLTDSLANRVQLVGDDLFTTNPQRLGLGIERGVANAVLVKMNQIGTLTETLRVVDMAQKAGYSTIASARSGETEDSILADITVASGMGQIKIGSVTQSERLAKYNQLTRIEDELGEEATLAPTPALGAR from the coding sequence TTGAACTCCAGGATCTCCAGCATACAAGCGAGAGAGATACTCGACTCGCGAGGGCGCCCGACCATTGAAGTCATGGTCGGTGTGGATTCCGGTGCGTGGGGCATGGCCAGCGTCCCATCCGGAGCATCCGTCGGGCGTCACGAGGCAGTCGAGTTGCGGGATGGCGTCGGCAGCCGGTATCGAGGTCTTGGTGTTCGCCAGGCCATCTCGAATGTCACAGACCTGATTGAGCCGGCCCTCCGGGGCCTCGATGCGAGCGACCAAGAAGCCGTTGACCAGCTGCTCGTCGACCTCGACGGCACTGCTGACAAGTCCCACCTGGGCGCCAATGCCACTCTCGGTGTCTCCCTCGCCGTGGCGCGGGTTGCCGCCGCGAGCCGAGGAATTCCCCTGTGGCGACACCTCCTTCGCGGAGGGAGTCCACTGCTGCCCCGGCCGATGGTGAACATCCTGAGTGGCGGCATGCACGCCGGGGGGAACCTCGATCTCCAGGATTTTCTGATCGTTCCATCTGGCGCCGACACCTACGCTGAGGCTCTCCACACCTGCGTCCAAATCCACTGGGCGATGAAGGATTTGCTTCGGGAGCGCGGGCTGTCTACATTGCGAGCTGATGAAGGCGGCTTCGGCCCTGCCTTAAAGGGTCACGTCGAAGCCTTGGAGCTGATGGTGACGGCGGCCGAACGAGCCGGCTTCAAGCCGGGTCATGATGTTGGAATCGCGATCGATGTCGCTGCAAGCCATTTCTACGACGTCGAGAAGCACCGCTACGGCCTCGCCAGCGAGAAGAGATCGTTGACCCCGGCCGAGCTGGTGGGACTGTTGGAGGAATGGGTCGACAAATATCCAATCTGCTCGATTGAAGACGGATTGGCAGAGGATGATTGGGACGGCTGGAAAGTGCTCACGGACTCGCTGGCTAATCGCGTCCAACTGGTCGGCGACGATCTTTTCACCACCAATCCTCAGAGGCTGGGTCTCGGAATCGAGCGCGGCGTCGCCAATGCCGTTCTGGTCAAGATGAACCAGATCGGGACGCTGACTGAAACGCTGCGTGTTGTGGATATGGCCCAGAAGGCGGGCTACAGCACAATCGCGTCGGCCCGATCAGGAGAGACCGAAGATTCGATTCTGGCCGACATCACGGTGGCCAGCGGAATGGGACAGATCAAGATTGGCTCCGTCACGCAATCTGAGCGGCTTGCCAAGTACAACCAGTTGACCCGTATCGAGGACGAGCTAGGGGAAGAAGCCACGCTGGCTCCAACTCCCGCCTTAGGAGCTAGATGA
- a CDS encoding aminoglycoside phosphotransferase family protein encodes MPDRDLQPLQAGGAVTSPREAATVELTLANVGDYLRERNLVDGTQDVKLELLAGGISNTVVMVVLATDCFVVKQSLPKLRVDQDWFFDRRRIFVETDCMATLGHLLPPGCVPKVRFSDRDNFVLGMSCAPDGGKTWKQSLLAGTVDLEAADRAGRLLGLLHCKSYQRPDLRDRFGDQNLLIQGRVDPYHRVIASLYPDLASTINAEIERMLGTQIVLVHGDYSPKNIVVYPNYVLVLDFEVAHYGDPAFDVAFCLTHLVLKAAHFARRHVEYLASARRFWGAYKDAVKDTIQTPLEASVVGELGCLLLARIDGKSRAEYINDDPTRDFVRNMAREILLTASKDPDSVIDWLGNEMRQRLS; translated from the coding sequence GTGCCTGATCGGGACTTGCAGCCGCTACAGGCGGGTGGGGCGGTGACGAGCCCGCGCGAGGCAGCCACCGTCGAGCTGACTCTCGCCAACGTCGGTGATTATTTGCGCGAGAGGAACCTTGTCGACGGTACGCAGGACGTCAAGTTGGAGTTGCTGGCGGGCGGCATCTCCAACACCGTAGTCATGGTGGTGCTCGCCACGGATTGCTTCGTGGTCAAGCAATCGTTGCCCAAACTAAGGGTTGACCAAGACTGGTTCTTCGACCGGAGGCGGATCTTCGTCGAGACGGACTGCATGGCCACCCTGGGGCACCTGCTGCCTCCCGGTTGCGTACCGAAGGTCAGGTTCTCCGACCGGGACAACTTCGTCCTCGGCATGAGTTGCGCGCCGGACGGGGGGAAGACGTGGAAACAGAGCCTGCTCGCGGGCACCGTGGACCTCGAGGCAGCTGATCGCGCGGGTAGGCTCCTGGGCCTACTCCATTGCAAGTCATATCAACGCCCAGATCTGCGTGACAGGTTTGGCGACCAGAACCTACTCATCCAAGGGCGTGTCGATCCATACCATCGGGTCATAGCGAGCCTGTACCCCGATCTGGCGTCCACCATCAATGCCGAAATCGAGCGCATGCTCGGCACCCAAATCGTGCTTGTGCACGGCGATTACAGCCCCAAGAACATCGTTGTCTACCCGAACTACGTCCTGGTTCTTGATTTCGAGGTCGCACACTACGGGGATCCGGCCTTCGATGTCGCTTTTTGCCTGACCCACCTGGTCCTGAAGGCAGCACATTTCGCGCGTCGGCACGTCGAGTATCTGGCATCAGCCCGGCGGTTCTGGGGTGCCTACAAGGACGCCGTGAAGGACACGATCCAAACGCCGCTCGAGGCGTCTGTCGTCGGCGAACTGGGTTGCCTGTTGTTGGCTCGAATTGATGGAAAGTCGAGAGCCGAGTACATCAACGACGACCCGACCAGGGACTTCGTCCGCAACATGGCTCGTGAAATCCTGCTGACTGCGTCCAAGGATCCCGACTCCGTGATCGATTGGCTGGGCAACGAGATGAGGCAGCGTCTAAGTTGA
- a CDS encoding GntR family transcriptional regulator — translation MVPQMQVERVEVPDLWEVVADRIRNQIIGGELPPGSRLVETELATRFGTSRGPIREALRELEREGIIISAPRRGTVVGSMTKQDLEEVYSVREALELLALKEASRKADDATLEAIKVHLDAIDKAIAAGDTAEVVRADLEFHRAICKAAGNGRLLAAWEQLASPIALLIRLAMSMNIALVRGEGGHHQQVLQALIERNPDRAGAILSRNFKQVIKALFKSERFTRAEH, via the coding sequence ATGGTTCCCCAAATGCAGGTCGAGCGAGTCGAGGTGCCGGACCTCTGGGAGGTCGTGGCTGACCGAATACGGAACCAGATCATCGGGGGCGAGCTCCCGCCGGGATCGCGCCTGGTTGAAACTGAGCTGGCGACCCGTTTCGGGACCAGCCGAGGGCCGATCCGCGAGGCGTTAAGAGAACTCGAGCGCGAGGGCATCATCATCAGTGCCCCCCGCCGCGGAACGGTCGTCGGCTCGATGACCAAACAGGATTTGGAGGAGGTCTACAGCGTCAGGGAAGCCCTGGAGTTGCTGGCGCTGAAGGAAGCGAGCAGAAAGGCCGACGATGCAACCCTTGAGGCTATTAAAGTCCACCTCGATGCGATCGACAAGGCGATAGCCGCCGGCGACACGGCCGAAGTAGTCAGGGCCGATCTCGAGTTCCACAGGGCGATATGCAAGGCGGCTGGGAACGGTCGGCTGCTGGCCGCCTGGGAACAGCTTGCGTCGCCCATAGCTCTCCTGATCCGGCTTGCGATGTCGATGAACATCGCTCTCGTGAGGGGAGAGGGCGGCCATCACCAGCAGGTGCTGCAGGCTCTTATCGAGCGCAACCCAGACCGGGCGGGCGCCATCCTCAGTCGCAATTTCAAGCAAGTGATAAAAGCGCTATTCAAGTCTGAGCGATTTACCCGGGCCGAACACTAG
- a CDS encoding C-terminal binding protein: MTQKRVLVTDYTWDSTDPEAAVLAEAGAKLIVAKTGEPEELESLVSDADAILTCFKQVPARVLRAGHRLQVVGRYGIGVDNIDVTAATQLGIIVTNVPAYCLDEVAEHAIALILSLARNVPRYDNGTRAGKWDLKAGRPLYRVAGRTLGIVGFGKIGQTLATKAIGLGLAILAYDPFIDAAAARAHHAEACTLEDLLKRSDYISLHTPLTDSTRHLIDESKLRLMKPSAFLVNTSRGGILDQDSLVKALREGWIAGAGLDVFERDRLPDEHPLLSLPNLIATPHVAFYSEESVLELERKAARNVANVLSGQLPESIVNPAVLQLPRWAHLGRGRTESARQG; the protein is encoded by the coding sequence ATGACGCAGAAGCGAGTCCTGGTCACCGACTACACATGGGATTCCACCGACCCCGAAGCAGCTGTTCTCGCCGAGGCGGGAGCCAAGCTTATCGTCGCAAAAACCGGCGAGCCGGAAGAGCTCGAATCTCTCGTGAGCGATGCGGATGCCATTCTGACCTGCTTCAAACAGGTCCCCGCGCGTGTCCTGAGAGCAGGCCACCGCCTCCAGGTGGTCGGTCGCTACGGCATCGGAGTCGACAACATCGATGTGACCGCGGCCACCCAGCTGGGGATCATCGTCACCAACGTCCCTGCCTATTGCCTCGATGAGGTCGCCGAGCACGCCATTGCCCTGATATTGAGCTTGGCGCGCAATGTCCCGCGTTATGACAATGGAACCCGCGCTGGTAAGTGGGACCTGAAGGCGGGTCGCCCTCTCTACCGGGTCGCCGGTCGAACCCTCGGGATCGTCGGATTTGGCAAGATCGGTCAGACCCTGGCCACCAAAGCAATCGGCTTAGGCTTGGCCATCCTCGCCTACGATCCTTTCATCGACGCCGCGGCGGCCCGAGCACATCACGCCGAGGCGTGCACTCTTGAAGATCTCCTGAAGAGGTCCGACTACATAAGCCTGCACACACCGCTGACCGATTCCACCAGACACCTCATCGACGAATCCAAGCTTCGCCTGATGAAGCCTTCCGCCTTTCTGGTCAACACCTCCAGAGGCGGGATCCTCGATCAGGATTCGCTGGTGAAGGCGCTCAGGGAGGGATGGATCGCTGGTGCGGGGCTCGACGTATTCGAGCGCGACAGGTTACCTGATGAACATCCCCTGTTGTCGTTGCCGAATCTCATCGCGACTCCGCATGTCGCCTTCTACTCCGAGGAATCCGTTCTCGAACTGGAGCGAAAGGCGGCTCGCAATGTTGCCAATGTTCTGAGCGGGCAGCTGCCAGAGTCGATCGTCAATCCGGCAGTCCTTCAACTTCCACGGTGGGCGCATCTCGGCCGGGGCCGAACGGAGTCAGCCAGGCAAGGCTAG